The following is a genomic window from Bacteroidota bacterium.
TTTTTGAGAGGAACTTCGGCAGGATTAAGAACCTTAAATACCGGAGTTTCCTGCTGAACCTTTAACCTGGCCTGTTCAAGCTGTTGCGAAAGGGTATTGTAGAGATTGAAGGCAAGGTTATATTCATTGGTTATTTTTGTTCCGGTAGAAAGGACAGCAGCAGAAATCACATCCCGGTTTGCATCCTGAAAGCCTGCAGAACGGTTTTGCAGGGAAAGATATTTGCGTTCAGCCTCTTCCTGACGGGCTTTGATAAAGTCATAATCGGCCTGGGCTTTTTGCACCCGGTAAGAAACCAGATATTGAGTCAGGTCATTCACTACAGAGTCGGTTAACTGTGCTGCAGCATAAGGATCAGGCATTTCAACATCAATCTTTATCGTTCCTGCAGTTTCATCCAAAACGGCTTTTATTCTTCCTTTCAGATTATTTGCAATAGATTCCTGGTCCGGTGTGAGCTTTAAAGGGCAATTAGCTTTTTGTGCAGGAGCCGGCATTTCCTTTTTTTTGTGCAGGGCACCTATTAATTTTCCTGGCAGGCCAACGGTATATCCTGCAATTATACCTATCAGTGACGGGGGATTGATATCCTTCAGATAGGTGTATACGGATGTGGTTACATTATATTTTGAGATATAAACCTTTTGGTTCATGATCCGGACAATGAACGGAGTACTTTCAATGATAGTGGGATAAAGAGCAGGATTTATCGTCCCATTAGATTGGGCGGCAGCATTCAGATTTAATCCGGATAAGCCTCCAAATTGCTGAAGCAAGCCCGACATGCCACTTCCGTTTTGATTGCTGATTTCCGGCAATAAGACTACTTCGCTTTTATATTCCGAAGAGCTGCCAAAAGCTACCATAATTCCTAAGACCAGGAAGATGGCTACTGTTCTGTAGATGATTTTTCGTTCAGCCCAGATTTTTTTAAAAACTTCAATAAGATCTATTTCATCCGTTGCCTGTTTAGGGGCAAGTTCATTATTCTTTTTTATTGGTTCGTTCATTAGTCCGTTTAATAATCAATTGTTTGAAAAATAATTTCATAACCCATCCTGAATTTTTGCCTGGGACAGCTGATTTAAAAAGAAATTCACCAATTTCCTTAAATTCTAGATTTCGAGTATAAAATAAAAAGCAAATTTATCTTTTTAAGATAACTCTTTAAAATTTATTTTAACCTTTTATCTAACTTCTCGGATATTTATTTTTCTTTCCAAACTAAAACTCCTGCAGGTTCAAGGATTTTTTCACCAACCAGAATTTTTGCTTTTGAGGG
Proteins encoded in this region:
- a CDS encoding Wzz/FepE/Etk N-terminal domain-containing protein, with the translated sequence MNEPIKKNNELAPKQATDEIDLIEVFKKIWAERKIIYRTVAIFLVLGIMVAFGSSSEYKSEVVLLPEISNQNGSGMSGLLQQFGGLSGLNLNAAAQSNGTINPALYPTIIESTPFIVRIMNQKVYISKYNVTTSVYTYLKDINPPSLIGIIAGYTVGLPGKLIGALHKKKEMPAPAQKANCPLKLTPDQESIANNLKGRIKAVLDETAGTIKIDVEMPDPYAAAQLTDSVVNDLTQYLVSYRVQKAQADYDFIKARQEEAERKYLSLQNRSAGFQDANRDVISAAVLSTGTKITNEYNLAFNLYNTLSQQLEQARLKVQQETPVFKVLNPAEVPLKKSKPKRSLILAAMIFLGLFVGVGIITGKMIYQNAKTKNEPQAA